A genome region from Bacteroides stercoris ATCC 43183 includes the following:
- a CDS encoding DEAD/DEAH box helicase → MKFSELNLNDNVLEALDAMRFDECTPIQEKSIPVILEGRDLIAVAQTGTGKTAAYLLPILNKLSEGGHPEDSINCIVMAPTRELAQQIDQQMEGFSYFMPVSSVAVYGGNDGVLFEQQKRGLTLGADVVIATPGRLIAHLSLGYVDLSRVSYFILDEADRMLDMGFYDDIMQIVKFLPKERQTIMFSATMPAKIQQLAQNILHNPAEVKLAVSKPAEKIVQAAYICYENQKLGIIRSLFAEQTPERVIIFASSKLKVKEVAKALKQMKLNVGEMHSDLEQAQREEVMYEFKAGRINILVATDIVARGIDIDDIRLVINYDVPHDSEDYVHRIGRTARANNDGVALTFVNEKEQTNFKSIENFLEKEIYKIPVPEELGEAPEYKPRSNDGRKRSSFKGGGRRNNGTGKGGNRNNNKRRDGSKKPTQAEKQE, encoded by the coding sequence ATGAAGTTTTCTGAACTAAATTTAAATGACAATGTGCTTGAAGCACTGGACGCAATGCGCTTTGACGAGTGCACTCCGATACAAGAAAAATCAATACCTGTTATACTCGAAGGCCGGGATTTGATAGCTGTTGCACAAACCGGGACCGGAAAAACAGCCGCCTATCTGTTACCTATATTGAACAAGCTTTCGGAAGGCGGGCATCCCGAAGATTCCATCAACTGTATAGTAATGGCCCCTACACGGGAACTGGCTCAGCAGATAGACCAGCAGATGGAAGGTTTCTCCTATTTCATGCCGGTGAGCAGCGTGGCCGTGTACGGCGGTAATGACGGAGTGCTTTTCGAGCAGCAAAAAAGAGGACTGACTTTGGGAGCGGATGTTGTAATCGCTACTCCGGGACGTCTGATAGCTCATCTCAGTCTGGGATATGTAGACCTTTCACGCGTCTCCTATTTCATTTTGGATGAAGCAGACCGTATGCTCGATATGGGATTTTATGATGACATTATGCAGATTGTGAAATTCCTGCCTAAGGAGCGTCAGACCATTATGTTTTCGGCTACGATGCCTGCCAAGATACAACAGTTGGCGCAAAACATTCTGCATAATCCGGCAGAAGTGAAACTTGCCGTTTCCAAACCTGCCGAGAAAATCGTACAGGCTGCCTATATATGCTATGAGAACCAGAAATTGGGTATCATCCGCAGTCTTTTCGCTGAGCAGACCCCCGAACGTGTCATTATCTTCGCTTCTTCCAAGTTGAAGGTGAAAGAGGTGGCCAAAGCCCTGAAGCAAATGAAGCTGAACGTTGGGGAAATGCACTCCGACCTTGAGCAGGCGCAGCGTGAGGAAGTAATGTACGAGTTCAAGGCGGGACGAATCAATATTCTGGTTGCCACCGATATTGTGGCGCGCGGTATAGATATAGATGACATCCGTTTGGTTATCAATTATGATGTGCCGCATGATAGTGAAGATTATGTGCACCGCATCGGACGTACGGCACGTGCCAATAATGACGGTGTAGCCCTTACTTTCGTCAATGAAAAGGAACAGACGAATTTCAAGAGCATAGAGAATTTCCTGGAAAAAGAAATCTATAAGATACCTGTGCCGGAAGAGTTGGGTGAAGCTCCCGAATACAAGCCGCGCTCCAATGACGGACGCAAACGCAGCAGCTTTAAAGGTGGCGGACGTCGGAACAACGGAACCGGCAAAGGCGGCAATAGAAATAATAACAAACGCAGGGACGGCAGCAAAAAGCCCACTCAGGCTGAGAAGCAGGAATAA
- a CDS encoding DUF4738 domain-containing protein, which yields MKKLVIELCCVIALAACGNGKEQKTLEEDATAKALLQGVWINDETELPLMRIEGDTIYYADPQNIPVSFKIIRDTMYVYGNHTVTYKIDRQTEYSFWFHSLADEIIKLHKSENPEDILAFENKEVEVIPTTEVVKKDSVVMYKGTRYRGYVYVNPSTMKVVRSSYSEGGISVDNVYYDNVIHICVYEGRRMLYGKDITKKAFAGIFPEDILSQMILADMNFMGVDNKGYQYQATLRVPESSVYSLADITIGFDNRMDIKKAE from the coding sequence ATGAAAAAACTCGTAATAGAGTTGTGCTGCGTCATAGCGTTGGCTGCATGCGGTAATGGTAAAGAGCAAAAAACACTCGAAGAAGACGCTACGGCCAAGGCTCTGCTTCAAGGTGTCTGGATAAATGATGAAACCGAACTGCCCCTGATGCGTATAGAAGGAGATACCATATACTATGCCGATCCTCAGAATATCCCCGTATCATTCAAGATTATACGAGATACGATGTATGTGTACGGCAATCATACCGTGACTTACAAGATTGACCGACAGACAGAATACAGCTTCTGGTTTCATTCATTGGCGGATGAGATTATAAAACTGCATAAATCGGAAAATCCGGAGGATATACTCGCCTTTGAAAACAAGGAAGTGGAAGTCATACCCACCACGGAAGTGGTGAAAAAGGACAGCGTAGTGATGTACAAAGGCACACGCTACCGGGGATATGTGTACGTCAACCCTTCGACAATGAAAGTCGTCCGCTCATCCTATTCAGAGGGTGGCATCAGCGTGGACAATGTCTACTATGACAATGTCATACATATTTGCGTGTATGAGGGCAGACGAATGTTGTATGGCAAAGACATTACCAAGAAGGCATTTGCCGGCATCTTTCCCGAAGATATTCTGAGTCAGATGATTCTTGCCGATATGAATTTTATGGGAGTTGATAATAAAGGCTACCAATATCAGGCAACCTTACGCGTGCCGGAAAGCTCCGTATATAGTCTGGCAGATATTACCATCGGATTCGATAATCGGATGGACATAAAAAAAGCGGAATAA
- a CDS encoding UDP-glucose dehydrogenase family protein: MKIAIVGTGYVGLVTGTCFAEIGVNVICVDTNSEKIEALKQGIIPIYENGLEEMVNRNAKAGRLQFTTSLESCLNEVDVIFSAVGTPPDEDGSADLSYVLEVARTIGRNMTKYVLVVTKSTVPVGTAGKVRMAIQDELDKRGVQIDFDVASNPEFLKEGNAVADFMSPDRVVVGVESERAKKLMSKLYKPFLLNNFRVIFMDIPSAEMTKYAANSMLATRISFMNDIANLCELVGADVNMVRSGIGSDTRIGRKFLYPGIGYGGSCFPKDVKALIKTAEQNGYRMRVLQAVEEVNEKQKSILFEKLQRHFSGDLRDKTIALWGLAFKPETDDMREAPSLILIDKLLNAGCKVRVYDPAAMTECRRRIGDSVCYATDMYDAALDADALMLVTEWKEFRLPSWAVIKKTMRTPVLLDGRNIYEKKEIEELGFTYHCIGK, from the coding sequence ATGAAGATAGCCATTGTTGGTACGGGGTACGTCGGTTTGGTAACCGGTACTTGTTTTGCTGAAATAGGTGTCAATGTCATTTGCGTCGACACAAACAGCGAAAAGATAGAAGCATTGAAGCAGGGTATTATCCCAATCTACGAAAACGGATTGGAGGAAATGGTAAACCGGAACGCGAAAGCAGGACGCCTGCAATTCACGACTTCTCTGGAAAGTTGCCTGAACGAAGTGGATGTTATATTCAGCGCCGTGGGTACTCCGCCCGACGAGGATGGCAGTGCAGACCTGAGTTATGTGCTTGAAGTGGCGCGTACCATCGGGCGTAACATGACGAAATATGTATTGGTGGTAACCAAAAGCACCGTGCCCGTAGGCACCGCCGGAAAGGTGCGCATGGCTATCCAGGACGAATTGGATAAGCGGGGAGTACAGATAGACTTCGATGTAGCTTCCAATCCCGAATTCCTGAAAGAAGGAAATGCGGTAGCAGACTTCATGAGCCCCGACCGGGTAGTGGTGGGAGTGGAGTCCGAACGTGCAAAGAAACTGATGAGCAAACTCTACAAACCGTTTCTGCTGAACAACTTCCGCGTTATCTTCATGGATATTCCGTCTGCCGAAATGACCAAATACGCAGCCAACTCCATGCTTGCCACCCGCATCAGCTTCATGAACGACATTGCCAACCTGTGCGAGCTGGTGGGAGCCGACGTCAATATGGTACGCAGCGGCATCGGTTCCGATACGCGTATCGGCCGTAAGTTCCTCTATCCGGGCATCGGATATGGCGGTTCGTGCTTCCCGAAAGACGTAAAGGCATTAATCAAAACCGCCGAACAGAACGGTTACCGGATGCGTGTGCTCCAGGCTGTAGAGGAAGTCAATGAAAAGCAGAAAAGCATCTTGTTTGAAAAACTGCAACGCCACTTCAGCGGCGATTTGCGTGATAAGACAATTGCCTTGTGGGGGTTGGCTTTCAAGCCGGAAACAGACGACATGCGCGAGGCGCCTTCGCTGATTCTGATTGACAAGTTGCTGAATGCCGGTTGTAAAGTGCGTGTGTACGATCCGGCTGCCATGACGGAGTGCCGCCGCAGGATAGGCGACAGCGTCTGCTATGCCACCGATATGTACGATGCCGCACTCGATGCGGATGCCTTGATGCTGGTGACGGAATGGAAAGAATTCCGCCTGCCGTCATGGGCCGTTATCAAAAAAACCATGAGAACCCCGGTGTTACTGGACGGTCGTAATATCTACGAAAAGAAAGAAATAGAAGAACTTGGATTTACCTACCACTGTATAGGTAAATAA
- the rfbC gene encoding dTDP-4-dehydrorhamnose 3,5-epimerase, which translates to MNYIQTEIDGVWIIEPKVFNDARGYFMEAFKEEEFRANIGDVHFVQDNESKSSFGVLRGLHYQKGEYSQAKLVRVIKGKVLDVAVDLRRSSPTFGKYVSVELSEENKRQFFIPRGFAHGFLVLSEEAIFTYKVDNGYAPQAEASIRFNDETIGIDWPVAESQFILSEKDGHAVSFKDAEYFE; encoded by the coding sequence ATGAACTACATACAGACAGAAATTGACGGCGTATGGATCATCGAACCGAAAGTGTTCAATGATGCACGCGGCTACTTCATGGAAGCCTTTAAGGAAGAAGAATTCCGTGCCAATATCGGCGATGTACATTTTGTACAGGACAACGAATCAAAATCCTCTTTCGGCGTACTGCGCGGGTTGCATTACCAGAAAGGCGAATACAGCCAGGCGAAACTGGTACGTGTCATAAAAGGTAAAGTTTTGGATGTTGCGGTCGATTTACGCCGTTCTTCTCCTACGTTCGGCAAGTACGTCAGCGTGGAACTGAGCGAAGAGAACAAGCGTCAGTTCTTTATTCCCCGCGGATTTGCCCATGGCTTTCTGGTACTGAGCGAAGAGGCAATCTTTACCTACAAAGTAGATAACGGTTATGCTCCGCAGGCGGAAGCGTCGATTCGCTTCAATGATGAAACCATAGGCATCGACTGGCCGGTTGCGGAATCTCAGTTCATATTATCGGAGAAAGACGGACATGCCGTATCTTTCAAAGATGCGGAATATTTTGAATAA
- a CDS encoding capsule assembly Wzi family protein codes for MRIPICLLAIILAGSGMATAQVSPFVEYGATVHTGDNTPLWQVSNQQGLGSIYDNTYIRGGLGYKHRLGKWKFEEKLDMVAAVGMNFKGDKDIFIQQAYIDARYKWLGIFAGSREKGAPLLNNALSSGDMTWSGNARPIPQIMIGIPEYLYVLPRFAIKGEISYGWFTDNNYQERKVGAGHWYTKDIKYHHKEGFVRVGVPNGKWQLDIGMTLDTQFGGTLVNADGSMVNLGNTLKDYFRVFIPGSGGEDKPWNDSNFYQGNFLGSEQIKLTHRSDKFSISAYLCNHFDDFSAMGKQNGWDGLWGLEMNFNNFKPVNAVVFEFLQTTNMSGPLHGLHEPEEGPVHKTGGSDNYYNNGLYPGWAHWGMMIANPLIASPIYNQDGDMTFKYNRIKALHIGWSGQITSEWSYIAKMSHNRTWGTPGAPTLDILENFSAYASFSYSPERWKGWNFNASLALDMGDIYGDNFGFQMKIHKTF; via the coding sequence ATGCGTATTCCTATCTGTTTGTTGGCCATTATTCTTGCAGGTAGCGGTATGGCAACGGCACAGGTTTCGCCTTTTGTGGAATACGGAGCCACCGTGCACACGGGCGACAATACTCCTTTGTGGCAAGTGAGCAACCAACAGGGGCTCGGTTCTATTTACGACAATACGTATATACGGGGCGGACTGGGCTACAAACACCGGCTCGGCAAGTGGAAGTTCGAAGAAAAGCTGGACATGGTAGCAGCCGTGGGCATGAACTTCAAGGGCGATAAAGACATTTTTATCCAGCAGGCCTATATAGATGCACGTTACAAGTGGCTGGGAATTTTTGCCGGAAGCCGCGAGAAAGGCGCTCCATTGCTGAATAACGCTTTGAGTAGCGGCGACATGACATGGTCGGGCAACGCGAGGCCGATTCCGCAAATAATGATAGGCATCCCCGAATACTTGTATGTCCTTCCGCGTTTCGCCATTAAAGGTGAAATCTCTTACGGATGGTTCACCGATAACAACTACCAGGAACGGAAGGTAGGAGCTGGGCATTGGTACACAAAAGACATCAAATATCATCATAAAGAAGGATTTGTCCGCGTCGGCGTGCCCAACGGGAAATGGCAGCTCGACATCGGCATGACGCTCGATACGCAATTCGGCGGAACACTGGTGAATGCGGACGGCAGCATGGTAAATCTGGGCAATACGCTGAAAGATTATTTCAGAGTATTTATCCCCGGCTCCGGCGGTGAAGACAAACCCTGGAACGACAGTAACTTCTATCAGGGCAACTTCCTGGGCAGCGAACAGATAAAGCTGACCCACCGTTCCGATAAATTCTCTATCAGCGCATACCTGTGCAATCATTTCGACGACTTCTCCGCTATGGGCAAGCAGAACGGTTGGGACGGATTGTGGGGACTTGAAATGAACTTCAACAACTTCAAGCCCGTCAATGCGGTTGTGTTCGAGTTCCTGCAGACCACCAATATGAGCGGTCCGCTGCACGGCTTGCACGAACCAGAAGAAGGTCCCGTACACAAGACCGGCGGTTCCGACAACTATTACAACAACGGCCTTTACCCCGGCTGGGCGCATTGGGGCATGATGATAGCCAATCCTCTGATTGCTTCGCCTATCTATAACCAGGACGGTGACATGACGTTCAAGTACAACCGCATAAAAGCGCTGCACATCGGCTGGAGCGGACAAATAACTTCCGAATGGAGCTACATAGCCAAAATGAGCCACAACAGAACATGGGGTACTCCCGGTGCTCCCACACTGGATATTCTGGAGAACTTTTCGGCCTATGCCTCGTTCTCTTATTCTCCCGAAAGATGGAAAGGCTGGAACTTCAACGCCTCTCTCGCTCTGGACATGGGAGATATATACGGAGACAACTTCGGATTTCAAATGAAAATACATAAAACATTCTAA
- a CDS encoding SPOR domain-containing protein has product MIELAQHIEALLLENDCVIVPGLGGFVAHYTPAMRVAEENTFLPPTRIIGFNPQLKMNDGLLVQSYMAVYDTDFSDATRIVGKSVKELLALLHENGKADLPNIGELRYNIHDSYDFTPYDDKLTTPYLYGLGSFEMQELAVLHKPCRNGSKTIPFAPVVREEKKRKYGMRINTSYLANAVAMIAVAALFFFLPAPVENTEVMEANYARLLPGDLFGQIEKQSLAITPIVIHQQETGKKAKTTRSAGKKPVAPVAVKEVKVRQQTATIAAQPKAAPTVAAPAVQAVKTPYHIIIASVGSEKDADTMAQQLVAKGYAGAKAIIGDGKMRVSIQSCATEKEAYRALNLIRQNEAYKSAWVLKR; this is encoded by the coding sequence ATGATTGAATTAGCACAGCACATAGAAGCATTATTATTGGAGAATGATTGTGTCATTGTTCCGGGGTTGGGCGGATTTGTCGCTCACTACACTCCGGCAATGAGAGTGGCGGAAGAAAATACGTTTTTGCCCCCTACCCGCATCATCGGCTTCAATCCGCAACTGAAGATGAACGACGGGCTGTTGGTACAATCCTACATGGCTGTGTATGATACGGATTTTTCCGATGCCACCAGGATTGTAGGCAAATCGGTGAAAGAACTGCTGGCTCTTCTTCATGAGAATGGAAAAGCGGATTTGCCCAATATCGGCGAATTGCGCTATAACATTCATGATTCCTACGATTTCACACCTTACGATGATAAGCTTACCACTCCTTACTTATACGGGCTTGGCAGTTTTGAAATGCAGGAACTGGCAGTCTTGCACAAGCCCTGCCGGAACGGAAGCAAGACTATTCCTTTCGCACCGGTTGTCCGGGAAGAAAAGAAGCGTAAGTATGGGATGCGAATCAACACTTCTTATCTGGCGAATGCCGTTGCCATGATTGCCGTTGCGGCTCTGTTCTTTTTTCTTCCCGCACCCGTAGAAAACACCGAAGTGATGGAAGCCAACTATGCGCGGCTGCTGCCCGGTGATTTGTTCGGGCAGATAGAAAAGCAGTCATTGGCCATCACTCCGATTGTCATCCATCAGCAGGAGACGGGTAAGAAGGCGAAAACCACCCGTAGCGCCGGCAAGAAACCGGTTGCTCCCGTTGCCGTAAAAGAAGTAAAAGTCCGTCAGCAGACTGCAACAATTGCGGCTCAGCCTAAAGCAGCGCCCACAGTTGCCGCTCCTGCCGTTCAAGCCGTAAAGACACCTTATCATATTATCATAGCCAGCGTGGGTTCTGAAAAAGACGCCGACACCATGGCACAGCAGTTGGTTGCCAAAGGTTATGCAGGAGCTAAAGCGATTATCGGCGACGGCAAGATGCGCGTCAGCATTCAGTCCTGTGCCACGGAAAAAGAGGCATACCGCGCCTTGAACCTGATTCGCCAGAATGAAGCATACAAGAGTGCCTGGGTTCTGAAAAGATAA
- a CDS encoding FHA domain-containing protein codes for MKRIRCPKCENYLTFDETKYTEGQSLVFVCENCKKQFSIRLGKTKMKAPQKEENPDETEYKEAFGSITVIENVFGFKQVLPLQEGDNKIGRRCVGTVVNVPIETSDMSMDRTHCIINVKRNKQGNLIYTLRDAPSLTGTFLNNEILGDKDRIRIEDGAIVTIGATTFILRAAE; via the coding sequence ATGAAACGTATCCGTTGCCCCAAATGTGAGAACTATCTGACTTTCGACGAAACAAAATATACGGAAGGCCAGTCCCTGGTATTTGTCTGCGAGAACTGTAAGAAGCAGTTCAGCATACGTTTGGGCAAGACAAAGATGAAAGCTCCGCAGAAAGAGGAGAATCCGGACGAAACCGAATACAAGGAAGCCTTCGGAAGCATTACGGTCATTGAGAATGTTTTCGGATTCAAGCAAGTGCTGCCGCTACAGGAGGGAGACAATAAAATCGGCCGCCGCTGCGTAGGGACGGTTGTCAATGTCCCGATAGAAACCTCGGACATGAGCATGGACCGTACGCACTGCATTATCAATGTGAAGCGCAACAAGCAAGGCAACCTTATCTATACCCTGCGCGACGCCCCCAGCCTGACGGGCACTTTCCTGAACAATGAAATTCTGGGTGACAAAGACCGTATCCGCATTGAAGACGGAGCCATTGTAACCATCGGCGCCACCACTTTTATTCTTCGGGCGGCGGAGTAA
- a CDS encoding DUF6078 family protein, which produces MENNSDLNNQAAQYTLCFNTRCPKAENCLRHSMTQYTTAQNIRLSVINPLCYPAAGKECPHFRSNKKIRVAWGFKKLYDDMPARISRAIHLNLEAIFNHSPYYRYRNQKLGLTPKQQECIRQVCRKHGWKEEIQFDRYTEEYDW; this is translated from the coding sequence ATGGAAAACAACTCCGACTTAAACAATCAAGCAGCCCAATACACATTGTGCTTCAACACCCGATGCCCGAAAGCCGAAAACTGCCTGCGGCACAGTATGACACAATACACCACGGCGCAAAACATCCGGCTGTCCGTCATCAACCCCCTCTGCTATCCGGCGGCAGGGAAAGAGTGCCCGCACTTCCGCAGCAACAAGAAAATACGGGTGGCATGGGGCTTCAAGAAGCTTTACGATGATATGCCCGCACGCATCTCCCGTGCCATTCACCTCAATCTGGAAGCCATATTCAACCATTCGCCCTATTACCGGTATCGCAACCAGAAGCTGGGACTTACTCCGAAGCAGCAGGAGTGCATCCGCCAGGTATGCCGGAAGCATGGCTGGAAAGAGGAGATACAGTTCGATCGGTACACCGAGGAATACGACTGGTAA